In Anaeromusa acidaminophila DSM 3853, a single window of DNA contains:
- the minC gene encoding septum site-determining protein MinC, with amino-acid sequence MQDMVVFKGNRGGIQLFLADTDNMEALFKELAEKLANASQFFLAGTRLQVKIPSSWRDEAVEQEKLTQLLAKYELQWEPFEETEEKSLQAETLYVTRTLRSGQEIRHEGDIEITGDVNPGAVVVAGGNIRIVGACRGVVHAGFPSDRSAHIIADRLMASQIRIADLIARAPDEVLEQPKQTEMARIENEIVVIAPIEQEED; translated from the coding sequence ATGCAAGATATGGTAGTGTTTAAGGGGAACCGGGGAGGCATTCAACTTTTCCTGGCTGATACTGATAATATGGAGGCGTTGTTCAAAGAACTGGCGGAAAAGTTAGCGAATGCATCGCAATTTTTTCTGGCAGGAACTCGTCTTCAAGTAAAAATTCCTTCTTCATGGAGGGACGAGGCGGTAGAACAGGAAAAATTGACGCAGCTGTTGGCGAAGTACGAGTTGCAGTGGGAACCGTTTGAAGAAACAGAAGAAAAATCTCTTCAAGCGGAAACATTGTACGTAACAAGGACCTTGCGCAGCGGCCAGGAAATCCGCCATGAAGGGGATATTGAAATCACCGGGGATGTGAATCCAGGTGCTGTCGTTGTGGCTGGGGGAAATATTCGCATTGTTGGAGCTTGTAGAGGCGTAGTTCACGCCGGATTTCCATCAGACCGCAGTGCGCATATTATAGCGGACCGTCTGATGGCTAGCCAGATTCGTATTGCCGATTTGATCGCCAGGGCGCCGGATGAAGTGTTGGAACAACCGAAACAGACGGAAATGGCCCGCATTGAAAACGAGATTGTTGTAATTGCGCCGATCGAACAAGAGGAGGACTAA
- the minD gene encoding septum site-determining protein MinD: protein MGEVIVVTSGKGGVGKTTTTANLGTGFALQGKKVALVDADIGLRNLDVVMGLENRIVYHLVDVVEGNCRLKQAMIRDKRYETLFLLPAAQTRDKSAVNPEQMKALCEELRQEFDYVLIDCPAGIEQGFKNAIAGADRAVVVTTPEVSAIRDADRIIGLLDSEQKENTRLVVNRIRPKMVQRGDMMSIDDIVEILAVELLGIIPEDEFIVVSTNRGEPVVTNPAAASCQAYRNMVQRLMGEEVPLLSFEEEDGFFGRLKRILGL from the coding sequence ATGGGAGAAGTTATTGTTGTTACTTCTGGTAAAGGCGGTGTTGGTAAAACGACGACAACCGCTAACCTTGGCACTGGTTTTGCATTGCAAGGCAAGAAAGTGGCGCTGGTTGATGCCGATATTGGCTTGCGAAACCTAGACGTGGTCATGGGTCTGGAAAATCGCATTGTATATCATTTGGTCGATGTGGTGGAAGGAAACTGCCGGTTGAAGCAGGCCATGATTCGCGACAAACGTTACGAAACCTTGTTTTTGCTGCCAGCGGCGCAAACAAGGGATAAATCCGCGGTTAATCCGGAACAAATGAAAGCGTTGTGCGAGGAATTGCGGCAGGAGTTTGACTATGTGCTTATTGACTGTCCTGCGGGCATCGAGCAAGGCTTTAAAAACGCTATTGCTGGTGCGGATCGGGCTGTTGTGGTGACAACACCGGAAGTATCCGCTATTCGTGATGCGGATCGTATTATTGGGCTTTTGGATTCTGAGCAAAAGGAAAACACCCGCTTGGTCGTAAATCGCATTCGCCCTAAAATGGTGCAGCGCGGCGATATGATGAGTATTGACGATATTGTAGAAATTTTGGCGGTTGAGTTGCTGGGCATTATCCCGGAAGATGAGTTTATTGTCGTATCAACCAATCGCGGCGAGCCGGTTGTGACCAATCCAGCGGCCGCTTCTTGTCAGGCCTATCGCAATATGGTGCAGCGATTGATGGGCGAAGAAGTTCCATTGTTGTCTTTTGAAGAGGAAGATGGCTTTTTTGGACGGTTAAAACGGATTTTGGGCCTGTAA
- the minE gene encoding cell division topological specificity factor MinE: MLALIQKIFGRENSASKDIAKERLRLVLVHDRASVSPQIMEAMRDDLIKVISKYMEINEHDMEFSLTNDKSAVALIANIPVQRMKR; encoded by the coding sequence ATGTTAGCACTTATCCAAAAAATTTTCGGGCGTGAAAATAGTGCGTCTAAAGATATTGCCAAAGAGCGTCTGCGTCTTGTTCTTGTACATGACCGGGCCAGTGTGTCTCCGCAGATTATGGAAGCCATGCGTGATGATTTGATCAAGGTAATTTCAAAATACATGGAGATTAATGAGCACGACATGGAATTCAGTCTGACAAATGATAAATCTGCAGTGGCGTTGATTGCTAATATTCCTGTGCAACGCATGAAGCGTTAA